A genomic region of Bacillus sp. 2205SS5-2 contains the following coding sequences:
- a CDS encoding DUF2624 domain-containing protein → MKLIQHVINQKMNRITGEELLKHANQYSVKLSLDDANLIAHYLKGKNYDLFDAKQRSQIIKHVAKISGPATAKEVNSLFLQFLKS, encoded by the coding sequence GTGAAGCTAATTCAACATGTAATTAACCAAAAAATGAATCGAATTACAGGTGAAGAGTTGTTAAAACACGCCAACCAGTATTCGGTTAAACTGTCATTGGATGATGCCAATCTGATTGCCCACTATTTAAAAGGAAAAAACTATGACCTATTTGACGCAAAACAAAGAAGTCAAATTATTAAACATGTGGCAAAAATTTCTGGTCCTGCAACAGCAAAAGAAGTAAATAGTCTTTTCTTGCAGTTTTTAAAATCATAA